Within Acidimicrobiia bacterium, the genomic segment GGACGGGTTCGTGCGGTTGAGCGCGATGTCGCCGGCGATGCCGTTCGTGGAGCCCTTCGCGGTGTGGACCCCCTGGCCGAGCAGCTTCTCCTCGACCTGGTAGCTCAGCGTCGAGTGCGTCGGATCGATGCGGTAGACGGTCTCGCCCGATCCCGCGACGAGCGGCGGCGCGTTCGGGACCGTGTAGTCGATCGTCGAGAACTTGGCCGACGTCAGGGTGCGGTACTGGGTCCACACGTACACGCCGACCGCGGCGACGATCGCGACGAGCGGACCGAGCACCCACAGCGCCCAGTGGCCGGGAAGGCGACGACGCTTGCGGGGCGGCTCCATCGCAACGGGCGGCGGCCCGCCGTTTGTTGCCATCGGTGTGCAACTTAACGGAGGACCGCACGCCCGTCGAGACAGCCCCGGGACAGATTCCGCGCGCCTCAGACGGCCCGGCGGAAGCGGCGGACGGCGAACGGCGCGGCCACGGCCACGATCCCGACGCACCACGCGATCGCGGTGAGCACGTGCCCGACGGTCGCACCGCCGAGCGTCAGCTCGCGCACCGCGGTCGTCACGGCCGAGACGGGCTGGTTGCGTGCGAAGGTCTGCAACCATCCGGGCATCGACGTGACCGGCACGAACGCCGACGACGCGAAGATCAGCGGCGCGAGGACGGGGAACGAGAGCGCCTGGGCGGCCTCCGCGTCGCGAGCGACGAGCCCGACGGTCGCGAACACCCACGACATCGCGTAGCCGAACGCGAGCATCAGCAGCATCGCGGCGAGGAACGAGCCGATGTCGGTGTGCACGCGCCATCCGACCGCGAACCCGACCGCGCACATCAGGACGAGCACGAACACGTTGCGCACGAGATCGGCCGTCGTGCGGCCGGCGAGCGCGGCCGAGCGGGCGATCGGCAACGAGCGGAACCGTTCGAGCAGACCGCTGTGCAGGTCGGTGGAGAGACCGATCGCGGTCGCCATCGCGCCGAACACGACGGTCTGGGCGAAGATGCCGGGCATCAGGAAGTCGACGTACGGCACGCCCGGGACCCGGATCGCGCCACCGAACACGTAGCGGAACAGCAGCACGAAGATCACCGGCTGGATGCTCGAGAACACGAGCAGCTGCGGCGTCCGCAGGTAGCCGCGCAGGTTGCGTCCGGTGACGGCGGCGCCGTCCTCGACGGCGCGACGCATCCGCAGCGAAGGCGCGGGCGCATCGACGTCGACGCCGGCGTCGAGCGGGTAGGTGGTTGCAGTCACGCCGCACCTCCTGTGGTCGAGAGCTCGCGCTCGTCGTCGCCGTCACCGTCGGACGCGGGACGGCCAGTCAGCGCGAGGAACACGTCGTCGAGGCTCGGCTCCCGCACCGCGAGGTCGAGCGGCTCGAGCCCCTCGTGGTCGAGGGCGCGCAGGCCCTGCACGAGCGCGCTCGGACCGTCGGCCAGCTCCAGGTGCACGACGCGCCCCGTGCGGGTCGGCCGGCGGACGCCGAAGGGCGCGAGGACGGCCGTGGCGCGCACGGCGTCGTTGTCGCCCGCCAGCCCGAGCTCGACGACGGTGCTGCCCAGGCGGGCCTTCAATTCGGTGGGCGTCCCCTCCGCGATGACGCGACCGCCGTCGATCACGACGATGTCGTCCGCGAGACGGTCCGCCTCCTCGAGGTACTGGGTCGTGAGCAGGACCGTCGTCCCGTCCGCGGCGAGGTCCTCGATGACCTCCCACAGGTTGCTCCGGCCGAAGGGGTCGAGACCCGTCGTCGGCTCGTCGAGGAACAGCACCGGCGGCCGGTGCACCAGCGCGGCGGCGACGTCGAGCCGGCGTCGCATCCCGCCGGAGTACGTGCGCACGGGCCGGTTGGCGGCGTCGGTGAGGCCGAACCGGTCGAGCAGCTCGTCCGCCCGGGGCGCGACCTGGCCACGTGGGAGGTGCGTGAGCCGGGCGATCAGCCGCAGGTTCTCGCGGCCCGTCAGGTTCTCGTCCACCGCGGCGTACTGGCCCGCGAGCCCGATGCGGTCGCGCACCGCGTCCGGGGAGCGGGCGACGTCGATGCCGAGCACCTCGGCCGTCCCGCCGTCGGCGGCGATGACGGTCGTGAGGATGCGGACGGTCGTCGTCTTGCCCGCGCCGTTGGGCCCGAGCAGGCCGAGCACGCTGCCAGCAGGGACCTCGAGGTCGACGCCGGCCAGCGCGGTCAGGTCGCCGAAGCGCTTGGTGAGGCCCGCGACGCGGATGGCGGGCGGGCGGATGTCGTAGGGGTCGGTTCCGATGGCGTGGGTTCGGGGGGTGTCTCGCATGCCCCGCATCCTCGCGCCGATGCTTTGAGCATGTCAAATATCTATTCGTTCGGACATTCTTGCGTAACCAAAGTTCTGAGGACTTGCAACGGTGTCGTATCCTGTGGGCGTGACGAGGGACACGAAGGACCGGCTCGCCGAGACCGTCTGGCGGGCGATGCTCGACTACTCCTTCGCGCACCGCGAGAAGACGCTCGGTGTCGCCGCGGACCTCGGCCTGACCCCCGGGCACGTCAAGTGCCTGTTCGCGCTGGATCCCGAGGCCCCCTGCTCGATGGGCGAGCTGGCCGAGATCCAGGGATGCGACCCGTCGAGCGCGACCTGGCTCGTCGACCGGCTCGAGGAGCGCGGCCTCGTCGAGCGCCGGCCCCATCCCCGCGACCGCCGGGTCAAGAGCGTCGTGCTCACGCCGGACGGCG encodes:
- a CDS encoding ABC transporter permease, whose amino-acid sequence is MTATTYPLDAGVDVDAPAPSLRMRRAVEDGAAVTGRNLRGYLRTPQLLVFSSIQPVIFVLLFRYVFGGAIRVPGVPYVDFLMPGIFAQTVVFGAMATAIGLSTDLHSGLLERFRSLPIARSAALAGRTTADLVRNVFVLVLMCAVGFAVGWRVHTDIGSFLAAMLLMLAFGYAMSWVFATVGLVARDAEAAQALSFPVLAPLIFASSAFVPVTSMPGWLQTFARNQPVSAVTTAVRELTLGGATVGHVLTAIAWCVGIVAVAAPFAVRRFRRAV
- a CDS encoding ATP-binding cassette domain-containing protein, yielding MRDTPRTHAIGTDPYDIRPPAIRVAGLTKRFGDLTALAGVDLEVPAGSVLGLLGPNGAGKTTTVRILTTVIAADGGTAEVLGIDVARSPDAVRDRIGLAGQYAAVDENLTGRENLRLIARLTHLPRGQVAPRADELLDRFGLTDAANRPVRTYSGGMRRRLDVAAALVHRPPVLFLDEPTTGLDPFGRSNLWEVIEDLAADGTTVLLTTQYLEEADRLADDIVVIDGGRVIAEGTPTELKARLGSTVVELGLAGDNDAVRATAVLAPFGVRRPTRTGRVVHLELADGPSALVQGLRALDHEGLEPLDLAVREPSLDDVFLALTGRPASDGDGDDERELSTTGGAA
- a CDS encoding MarR family transcriptional regulator; the protein is MTRDTKDRLAETVWRAMLDYSFAHREKTLGVAADLGLTPGHVKCLFALDPEAPCSMGELAEIQGCDPSSATWLVDRLEERGLVERRPHPRDRRVKSVVLTPDGETTKKALIDRLAEPPADLRELDRAALEKLADALGLLPPTPAFWDLEPPER